From the Diospyros lotus cultivar Yz01 chromosome 13, ASM1463336v1, whole genome shotgun sequence genome, one window contains:
- the LOC127789354 gene encoding retrovirus-related Pol polyprotein from transposon TNT 1-94 isoform X1 produces the protein MQEVQKLQNHIDEFNKLCLDLENLSISYEEKDKALILLHSLPKSYEHFVDILKHGRDTISLKDVIGAINSKDLQQKVESKKTVGDALSTRYRSEKKDPKAKGKSRSKSKNGKKTFRCFHCHEEGHIKKNCPKRKQDFSDKGKSEFSNSTRELDYDSLDVLVVSRHLDEVVWVLDSGCSFHMSPHIEWFLNYKDMSGGKVLLGNNQECGIKGIGDIKLKMFNGSIRTLTSVRYVPELKKKLISVGELAKNGYSYSGCGDILKVAKGSLICMKAVLKNGIFFMIASTVCGDASIGEEKTYELSKLWHFRMAHISIKGLKELANQGILGYGKMTNLDTCETCIYGKSVKTKSPKKALHITKGPLEYAHSDLWDPSQTPTHGGARYFLSIINDYTRMVWVSVLKTKDNTFDAFKT, from the coding sequence atgcaagaagtGCAGAAGCTTCAAAATCATATTgatgaatttaacaaattatgtCTTGATTTGGAAAACTTAAGTATATCatatgaagaaaaagataaggCTCTAATTCTGTTGCATTCACTGCCTAAGTCATATGAGCATTTTGTAGACATTTTAAAGCATGGAAGAGATACCATATCTTTAAAAGATGTTATAGGAGCTATTAATTCTAAAGATTTACAACAGAAAGTAGAATCAAAGAAAACTGTTGGTGATGCCCTTTCAACTAGGTATAGATCAGAAAAGAAAGACCCTAAGGCTAAAGGAAAGTCTAGATCAAAGTCCAAAAATGGCAAGAAAACATTTAGATGTTTTCATTGCCATGAGGAAggacatataaagaaaaattgtccTAAAAGGAAGCAAGATTTTTCTGATAAAGGTAAATCAGAGTTTTCAAACTCAACTCGTGAGTTAGACTATGACAGTTTGGATGTTCTTGTGGTTTCAAGACATTTGGATGAAGTGGTATGGGTTTTAGATTCCGGATGCTCCTTCCATATGTCACCTCACATAGAATGGTTCTTGAATTATAAAGACATGAGTGGGGGGAAGGTTCTACTCGGTAATAATCAAGAGTGTGGGATAAAGGGGATTGGGGATATTAAGCTAAAAATGTTTAATGGATCAATCAGAACTTTGACATCTGTTAGGTATGTCCcagaacttaaaaaaaaattgatttccGTAGGAGAACTAGCTAAGAATGGCTATAGTTATAGTGGCTGTGGGGATATTCTTAAAGTAGCTAAAGGATCTCTTATATGTATGAAGGCAGTCCTTAAAAAtggaatattttttatgatagcTTCCACAGTATGTGGAGATGCTTCCATAGGGGAAGAAAAGACCTATGAACTATCAAAACTATGGCATTTTAGGATGGCTCATATAAGTATCAAAGGGCTTAAAGAATTAGCTAATCAAGGGATCTTAGGTTATGGAAAAATGACAAATTTAGATACATGTGAAACTTGCATCTATGGAAAATCTGTGAAAACAAAATCCCCTAAGAAAGCATTGCATATCACTAAAGGTCCTTTAGAATATGCCCATTCGGACTTATGGGACCCTAGTCAAACTCcaactcatggtggagctaggtattttctttctattataaATGACTATACAAGAATGGTTTGGGTTTCtgttttaaaaacaaaagataacacTTTTGATGCTTTTAAAACCTAG